The Rhodococcus antarcticus DNA segment GCGCGACGATGACACGGTGAGCGAGCAGCAGCAGGACCTGGTGGGCGTGATCGGGGGGAGCGGGTTCTACTCGTTCTTCGAGGACGCGGCCGAGCACGTGGTCGACACCCCCTACGGCGCCCCGAGCGGACCCGTGACCGTGGGCGAGGTGGCCGGTCGTACCGTCGCCTTCGTGCCCCGGCACGGCCGCCACCACGAGCACCCGCCGCACCAGGTGCCGTACCGGGCGAACCTCTGGGCGCTGCGCAGCCTGGGTGTGCGGCAGGTGATCGCCCCGTGCGCGGTGGGTGGCCTGCTCCCCGAGCTCGGGCCCGGCACGGTCGTCGTGCCCGACCAGCTCGTGGACCGCACCTCCTCCGGCCGCGCCCAGACGTTCTTCGACACCGGCGGCGTCCACGTGGATTTCGCGGACCCCTACTGCCCCGACCTCCGCGCCGCGGCCCTGCAGCCCGGGACGGTCGACGGCGGGACGATGGTGGTCGTCGAGGGACCGCGGTTCTCCACCCGCGCGGAGAGCCGGTGGTTCGCCGCGCAGGGCTGGAGCCTGGTGAACATGACCGGTCACCCCGAGGCCGTCCTGGCCCGTGAGCTCGAGATGTGTTACGCCGCAGTGGCTCTGGTGACCGACCTGGACGCGGGGGTGGAGGCCGGCGCGGGCGTGCGCGCGGTGGACGTGTTCGCCGAGTTCGGCCGCAACGTGGAGAAGCTCAAGGAGCTGGTGCGCTCGGCCGTGGCCGCCGCCCCCCGCCAGCGGGACTGCACGTGCGTGCACGTGCACGACGGGGTGAGCCTGCCGATCACCCTGCCCTGAGCGGGCCGTGGCCGGCGTCACCCTGCCCTGAGCGGGGTGCCGGGTGGATGGCTCAGGCGCTCCCGGCCACCGCGCGCAGCAGCTCAGCCGCCCGCGCGTCGTCCGGCCCGAGGTCCGGCGCGAACACCCACTCCAGGCCCACCCACGGGTCGTCCAGGGTGCCGTCACCGGCCACGGGCAGTCGCTGCGCGCTCTCGGCCAGCTGCGCCAGGGTGCGGGTGGCGTCACGGCCGAGCAGGTCGTCGCGGTCACCGGTCAGCAGCAGGTGCACCCCGGACGGGGCTCCGGTCCTGGCCAGCACGAGCAGCTGCTCCAGCGTGTGGTCGCCGAGCCCGTGCGGCAGCCCGTGCACCACCAGCAGCCGTCCGGCGGTGTCCTCGAGCCCGCCCCCGGCCCGCCGGGCGAGCTGCACCATCTCCACCCGGTCCACCAGCGCGTCGAGCTCCGCCCCGAGCTCGGCCGCGCCCGCGGTCACCGCCGTCGAGCCCACCGCCCCCGCGAGGCCGCCGACGAGGTCCACCAGGCGCAGGCGCAGCCCCCCGGCGGGGTGCGCGGCGAGCAGCCGGAGCACGAGCGCCCGCACCGCGCGGGCCGTGGTCGGGGGATCGGCTCCAGCGGTGTCCACCCAGAGCGGAGCGCGCAGCGGGAGCCCGGTCAGCAGGGGGATCCGGAGCTGGGGGGCGAGGTCGGCGTGCACCGTCCCCAGCCGCACCGCGGAGCCCAGCCGCGGCGGTGCGGACCACCCGCCCCACGCCGGGCTCGCCCAGTCCGCGACGGCCGCGGGCAGCACCGCCTGCAGCGCCGCCAGCTCGCCGGTGAGGGTGTCCACGTCCCGGTCGTGCTCCGCGTCCGCCCGGGCCACCAGCTCGTCGTGCCTGCTCTCGGCCCGGGCCCGGGCGGCGTCGGTGGCCGGGCTGGTCCGCCGGGCGGGGTCGGCGAGGGCGGCGGAGACCTCGGCGTCGCGGCGGTGCTCGGCGTAGGTGCACGCGGAGACGTAGGCGACGGTGCTGCGCGCCGCGTCCTCCCACACGGCGCGGACCCGCTGCGGCACCCGCTCGTCGTCGAGGTCGGTCGGCGGCGGGGCGGCGGGTGCGCTCGTCGTGATCCCGTGGTCGGCGGCCGCGGCCACGAGCCCGCCGTCGTAGCCCTGGCCGACCGCGCGCAGGCGCCACCCGCCGGCGCGGCGGTAGAGCTCGACGACGACCACGGCCCGCTCGGTGGTGAGGTCGTCCGCGGTGAACGTCGCGAGCTCGGCGCCCCGGGCGTCGCGGACCGTGGTGACGGGGGACTGGTCGGGGTCGACGGTGACCACGCAGAGCACGGCGTGCACCGCCGGGGCGACGGCCCGGGTGTCCACCTCCAGCGCGAACGGTGACCAGCGCACCCCGTCGGCGTCCTGGTGGTCGACGGTGAGCAGGTGCGCCGAGGTGCGGGCCCGGCCGTCGGCGTCCACGAGCAGGGCCGCGAGCGCGAGCCGAGGGGCCACGGTGACGACCACGCGCAGTGCGTCGACCGCGATGTTCTGCCCCTTGACCAGCACGGCGCCGGTCACCGGACCACGTCGCCGAGCTGGTCAAGGGCCTGGACGGGGTTGCGGGCCTGGATGGACTGCCCGACGGCCTCGAGCTTCCAGTCGCGACCCTCCCGGTAGACGCGCGCCATGATCATCCCGGTGGCCGCCTCGCCCCCGGTGAGGGTGTAGCGGGCCAGCTCCGCGCCGGTGGTGTGGTCGACGAGGCGGCAGAACGCGTTGTCGACCTGCTGGAAGGTCTGACCCTCGTAGGAGGTCACCAGGAACACGATGCTGGTGACGTGGACGGGGACGCGGGTGAGGTCGACCACGAGCACCTCGTCGTCACCGTCCCCGGCGCCGGTGCGGTTGTCGCCCTGGTGGACGACGGAGCCGTCCTTGCTGGAGAGCTGGTTGAAGAAGGCGATGTCGACGGCGGTCCGGTCGGCGAACAGGACGGCCGAGGCGTCGAGGTCGATCTCCGCCTCGCGGTTGCCGAACAGGCTGCGCTTGCGCAGCGGGTCCCAGCCCAGACCCATCTGCACCAGGGTCAGCGCGGTGCCGCCGTCCTTGCGCAGCGTCACCTTCTGACCCTTGCTGAGGCTGACCGGCCGGGCCTTGGTCAGCTGCACCTCGGGCGGGGCGAACGGGGCGCCGGGGGGCGCGGGCAGCGGGGAGGCCGGCGGACGCGCGGGCGGGGTGGGTGGCACGGGGGCCGGCGGCGGCGGGGTGCTGGCCAGGGGGGTGGCGGTCGGCGCGTCGGGGGGGTCGACGCTGACGCCGTGGTCGGTGACGAGGTCGGCGAAACCGCCCGCGTAGCCCTGACCCACGGCGCGGATCTTCCAGGCCCCGGCGCGGCGGTACAGCTCGAGGACGATGACGACGGACTCGGTGCTGAGCCCCTCGACGGCGTAGCGGAACAGCTCGGTGCCCGTGCCGTCGAGCACCCGGGCCAGCGGGGGCAGCAGCGCGCCGAACCGGGCGGTCGCGTCGTCGAGGGTGACCACGGCCCGGATCTGCTCGATGTCGGTGGGGACGTCCGCGAGGTCCACCTCCAGGCGCCAGGGACCGTGGAGCAGGCGCACCCCGGGACCGGTGGGCTGGTTGTAGAAGACGAAGTCGGCGTCGGACCGGACGGTGCCGGCGCTCGTCACGAGCAGGGCGGAGAGGTCGGCGGGGGCCGCGACCTCGACGGTCAGCACCACCGACGGCGTCGTCAGGGGCGCGTTCTGGCCCTTGCCCAGGGTCTGCGGTGCGGACACCGTGGTGCTCCTGCCTCTCGATCGTCGTGCTGGAGGTCGAACCTACGGGTGGGACCAGTGCGCGGCGGCGTGCTCGGCGAGGGCGACCACCGTGGCGTGCGGCCCACGGGTGGGAACCACGGGGACGACAGCGGCGTCGACCACCCGCAGTCCCTCCACGCCCTGCACCCGGAACCCTGCGTCGACCACCGTCCCGAGCGCACAGGTGCCCACCAGGTGCTGGGAGGTGCCCAGGTTCTCCCGCACCCAGCGGTCGACGTCGGCGGGCGGGGGCTGGGCGAGCAGGTGGTGCGCGAGCCGGACGCCGTCGGCGAGCAGGTCGCGGTCGTGCGCGGTGGCGAGGTAGTGGTGGGCGATGTCGGGGGCGGCGTCCGGGTCGGTGCTGCGCAGCCGCAGGGTGCCGCGGGAGTCCGGCACGACCAGGGCCACCCCGAGGCACGGCTGCGGCCCGGCGCCGCTGCCGGGCACGAGCTGGTCGAAGCCGGCGGTGTACGGGCGGAGCTCCACGGTGGGGGTGTTGAGGGTGACCTCGAGGGCGGGGGTGCCGGGGGTGCGCATCCTCTCCTCTGCGTGCACGTCAGCAACGGCCACGTCCGGGTGGTCGGAGAACCCGCGGCCCACGGGCAGGTCGGCGTGCACGGTGAGCCCGACGGTGCGGAGGTCCTGCGCCGGTCCGATGCCCGAGCGCAGCAGCACCGCCGCGGAGGCGATCGCGCCGGCGCACAGCACCACCTGCTCTGCGTGCACGCGTGCACCGGTCGTGAGCTCCACCCCGGTGGCCCGTCCGTCGACCACGAGCACCCGGGCGACCCGGACCCCGGTGCGCACCTGCAGGTTCGGCCGTCCGAGCGCGGGCACCAGGTAGGCCAGCGCGGTGTTCACCCGCACCCCGTCGCGCACGTTGCGCGGGAGCGGCCCCACCCCGGGGGCGGCGCCGGCGTTCTTGTCCGGCTCGTCGGCGAACCCGGCTGCGCGGGCGGCCTGGACGAGCTGCGCGCTGCGCGGGTGCAGATCGGTGGACCTGGTGACGGGGACCGGTCCGTCGGTGCCGTGCCGGGGGCCGCCCAGCGGGTCGGACTCCGAGCGGAGGAACGACGGCAGCAGCTCGTCGAAGGTGAGCCCGGGCCAGGCGTCCACGTCGGCCGGAGTGGCGCGGACGAAGTACGCCCCGTTGACCGCGCCCGACCCGCCGACGACGCGACCGCGGTGCAGGAGCCCGGTGCGGTCGGGCGTGAGGGCGGTCGCGTAATGCCAGGTCTCGGCGTGCCCGGCGGGGACGAGCCCGGCATCGAGGAGCTCGGGGGGCCAGCTCGTGGTGTGCAGCGCCCCGGGCTCGAGCACCAGGACGGTGCGCGCGGGGTCCTCGCTGAGGCGTGCGGCGAGCACGCAGCCCGCCGAGCCGGCGCCGACCACCAGCACGTCCGGACGGTCGGCGGTCACGGCTCCATCGTGCACCCCGCCGGCCTGATCCCGACGACCGTGCCGACCCCGGGCCGCCGACCGAGCAGCAGCCGGTCACGGTGGCAGACCCCTGCGGCGGGTGCCGGTGGTGCGTGCAGACGCCCCACCTGCGCACGGGCCGCACACGGAGGACGATGGGGCCATGACCACAGCAACCTGGAACGGCACCGTCATCGCGCAGAGCGACACCACCGAGATCGTCGAGGGCAACCACTACTTCCCCGCCTCGTCGGTCAGCTCCGAGCTGCTCACCCCGTCGGCCACCACCTCCGTCTGCCCGTGGAAGGGCACCTCGAGCTACTACACGATCACCGTGGACGGCCAGGAGAACGTCGACGCGGCCTGGTACTACCCGACACCCAAGGACGCCGCCTCGAACATCAAGGACCACGTCGCGTTCTGGAAGGGCGTGCAGATCACTGAATAGGACCACCCGCCCCGGCTGAGGAGTCGGGCGGATCCCCGGGCGCGGCGGACCGGCTGTCGTCGACCCGTGAACGGTCTGTACGCGCTGAAGCCTTGGTGCACTGTGCGACTGCACGGCGTGGTGGCCACGGTCGACGGCGCGGTACCGGGTCACGAGCTCGGCGGGGAGCCGGACAACCGGATAGTCGACTTCGGTTGCCATGTCGGGTCGTGGCACAGCGGTAGTCGCGTGCGCGGGCTACAGACGTCGAGTGCGGTGATCGCGGTGACTGTCGGCGGTCGGGCTTGTCGGGTTTGGGCAAGTGCTGGCAGGATCGAGCTTCCAGCAAGCGGTGGCACATTCGGTCGGTTGTGAAAAACCGCGGGGGGCTTCCACGGGACCCCTTGGGCTGCGGCTCGCTGAACCGCAGCTGGTGCACCGTGCAGGCGGGGCTCTGGGCGTTATCGACTGGTGCTTGGGGGCGTGGTGAGCCGCTTGCGGAGGTGGACGTCGGCGCTGCCGGCGCGGGGGATCCCGTCGGTGCGGCCGGTCTCGATGTAGCCGTGTCGCTCGTAAAACCCGGGACCCGCAGGCCATGCTCGCCGCCGCCGGGCCCTACGCGACCGCGCGCGCGAGCTTTGGGTAGGGCTTGTAGTAGTCATACCCGACAGCAATGCCAAGATTGAATTCGCCCGCGTCGCTGGCATTACCTGGCTCTTCGTACTTGCGGTGGGGTGGGCGACACGCCGGGGGTGGTGGGTTGAGGTTGGGGTCGAGGTCCTGAGGATCAGGAGCGACCAAGCACCCTGCTCCAGCAAGGACCTCGACCGTGAATGACTCTATGTCGTGTTCCCGGGCGTCCGGTGAGGATGTCTCGGGGTTGTACTGCTCGTGTTGTGACCTGCTCGTCGGGCTTCCCGGGTTGCACGTGGTGGCCGTCGAGCTGGCCCGGTCGCGGTTGACGGTGACGGTGGAGTCCGCCCCGGGGCCGGTGGGGTGCCCGGAGGGCGGGGCGGTGGCGACCAGTCACGGCCGCAGGGCGCACCCTCATCGATGCCCCGTCCTTCGGGCGCCCGGTGCGCGTGGTGTGGCGCAAGCGCAGCTGGTGCAGCCCGGTGCCGGCGTGTCCTGTGGGGGTGTTCACCGAGCAGGACGCACGCCTCGCCCCACCACGGGGGTTGCTCAGTGTCCGGGCTCGGTGGTGGGCGGTGGGCCAGCTGCGACGGGAGCACGCCAGCATCGCGGGACTGGCCCGCCAGCTCGGCACGAGCTGGCGCACCCTGTGGAGCGCGGTGGCCCCGCTGCTGGAGGCCCAGTTGTTGGAGGGTGTGGCCGCCGAGAAGGCCCGCTTCACCGGGGTCCGCGACCTCGGGGTCGATGAACACATCTTCCCACCACGTGTCGTCCAAGCCCGTCGAGGCCGGTGGGCGCGGACCCACCGAGCTCACCGGGATGGTGGACCTCACCCGCGACGCCCAGGGCAAGGTCCACGCCCGGTTGCTCGACCTGGTGCCCGGCCGTTCGGGCCGGGCCTCCGCCGACTGGCTCGCCGCCCGAACGACGGCGTTCCGCACCGGCATCAAGGTCGCGACCCTGCACCCGTTCCACGGCTACAACAACGCCATCGGCGACCAGCTCGAGGACGCCACCGCCGTCCTGGACGCCTTTCACGTCGTCACGCTCGGGACCACAGCCCTGGACGACGTCCGCCGCCGGGTCCAGCAGGACACCACCGGGCACCGCGGCCGCAGCGGTGACCCCCTCTACGGCATCCGCACCCTGCTGCGAGCCGCAGCCGAGAACCTCACCGACCGCCAACACACCCGACTGCAGGCCGCGATCAACGCCCACGACGCCCACGAGGCGGTGTTCGTGGCCTGGCAGCGCGCCCAACAGCTCCGGGCGGTCTACCACCAGGACACCCCCGCCCAGGGCCGGGCCCTCGCCGAGAAGGTCCTCGCCTCCTTCCCCACCTGCCCGATCCCCGAGATCGCCCGCCTCGGACGCACCGTGGGCCAGTGGTCCACCCAGCTGCTGGCCTACTTCGACACCGGCGGCGCGAACAACGGCGGCACCGAAGCCGTCAACGGACTCATCGAGCTCCACCGCCGCATCGCCCGCGGCTTCCGCAACCGCGACAACTACCGACTCCGCATGCTCCTCATCGGCGGCGGTCTCACCCACCCCAACCTCGCATGACCCACCGCAAGTACGAAGAGCCTTTTTTCGCGTAGAAGGCTGCGATCAGGGCGGTGGTGAGCAAACTGGCGGTGATCAAGGTGTAGATCGCGGTCCACCCCGTCGCCGTGAGCTCAAAAAGGTATCCATGGTCCAAGGGTCTCAGGTTGACGAATGTCCCCGCACTCGGTCCGGCCGACTGGTGCGTCCCTCCTGGGCTCCGAGCTATTTACCCCGATCGCCGCGCACGTTCGCGCATCACGCTGCCAGAGTACAAAATCGCTCGGTTGTGAAACACCGCCCTCGCCGTTGGACGCCGCGGGCGCACACCGGCTCCTCGCCTTCGGCAGCAGCGGGTCGGTGGTCGCGGCCGCCCACGGCGGGGCCCTGCGCGTCGCCGACGCGGTGGCCTACGCCAAGGAATCCCTCCTGCACGCCGGCTGACCCGCCCACCCGGTGCGTGAGCGGCCGGTGCAACCCAGATGCAACAGCCTCCCCAGACGATGGCAGTCCTCACAGCGCCCACCAACGAGAGGACCGGTCATGCCGTTCATCAACGTGAAGATCATCAAGGGGGTCTTCGACTCCGACCAGAAGCAGCAGATCGTGCGCACCCTGACCGATGCCTTGGTCAGCATCGAGGGCGAGAACATGCGCGGCGTGACCTGGTGCGTGGTCGAGGAAGTGGCCAGCGGTGACTGGGGGATCGGCGGGCAGCCGCTCACCACCACCGACGTCAAGGCCCTCGCCGCCGGGGTCGGTGTCGGGTGACCACCCGCACCGCGGCCACTGCCGACCCCACACACGGGGATCCGTCCCGGCCCGGACGGAGGAGGTCGTGACCGTCGATTACGCCGCTATCACCACGAAGCAGCAGAAGGTCTGGGGCCTCGGCGACTACGGCCGGGTCGGGAGCCTGCTCAGCTGGATCGGCGAGGCGCTCGTGCGTGACCTCGACATCCACTCCGGCGAGCGGGTCCTCGACGTTGCCGCGGGAAACGGTAACGCCGCCCTGCCCGCCGCCCGCCGCTTCGCCGACGTGCTCGCCACCGACTACGTGCCGGAGCTGTTGGAGCAGGCGGCCGCCCGGGCCCGGGCCGAAGGGGTGTCCCTGCGGACGGAGGTAGCTGACGCCCAGTCGCTGCCCTACCCGGATGCGTCCTACGACGTCGTGATGTCGACGATCGGGGCCATGTTCGCACCCGACCAGGAGGCAGTGGCCGGTGAGCTGGTGCGGGTGTGTCGCCGGGGCGGCCGCATCGGTATGGCGAACTGGACGCCGGACAGCATGGTCGGTGACATGTTCCGGGCGGTGGGCAAGCGGGTGCCGCCCCCACAGGGCGTACCGCCGGCAGCCGCCTGGGGATCGGAGCAGCGGGTTGGCGAGCTGCTCCGGCCCGGGTGCAGCGACCTGCGCCTGGACCGCCGCACCTGCTCGTGGCGCTTCCCCTCGACCCGGGCCTGCCTGGAGTACTTCCGCACCTGGTACGGCCCGACCGTGGCGGCCTTCGCCGCGGTCGGCGATGAGGGCCGCGAGGGACTGGAGACCGACCTCGTGGCGGTCTTCGACGAGCACAACACCACCGACGACGGGACCTTCGCCGCCGAGGTGACCTACCTTCAGGTGCTAGGCACCCGCGCCTGACCGACCGGTTGATCGGGGCGTTGGTCGACGGTTCGTCAGGGCAGCAGTACTGCGGCGAGGGTTGCCCTGCGCCAAGCCGGGCACTGCGGGGTGGTTGGTGACCCGGCCGCCGAGGGCATCTCGATGCGGCTGACCTACGGGATGCGCGCCACTCGACTCAGGCCTACTACGCCTGGGTGCGGCAACCCCTGAGCCGGGGCGACCTGGGACGTCGACCTGACGAACGCGGTGATCAACGCCCATGCCGACACCCCGGAGTGTGGCCACCGACTGCTCGCCGACGAGGTCGCCCGCCCCGGCGAGACCGTTGGGGCGCGGCGGGTGTGGCGGCTGTGCTCGCAGCAGCAGATGTGGTCGGCGACCGTGCGCCCCGGCCCGACACGACTGGGCGACTGCTAGCTGAGCCAACCGTTGAGCAAGCGGGGGCGTATTCGCTCGGTTGTGGAACGTCATGCGAGCCCCGACGGCACCCCCGCGCCGCTGAGCCCGTGGCCGGCCGCGCACCTCGCCGTGGATGCGCCGCTCAGGGTCGGTTGTGGAACGTCGTGGTGGGGGTTGCGCGCGTGGCCTGGTTCGCGGTGGTGGTCAGGCGGGTGTGGCGAGCTGTTGTGCGCGTTGGTAGGAGACGCCGAGGAGGCTGCCGACGTCGCGGACGGGCACGTTCGCCTTGACGAGGCTTTGCGCGAGGGCGGCTTTGCGGGCTTGCAGGTCTTTGCGTTCTTGTTCGGCTGCTGCTGCTCGGGTGGTGAGCTCGGTGACGGTGTCGTCGAGGTTGGGGATGCCGTCGACGTCGCGGAGGTGGATGTGGACGGTGACGTGGGAGAGGGGTTCGTCGGTCACGACGGCGACGAGCTCGCGGGCGGTGGTCCCGATGTCGGCGTAGCGGCGGGCCTGGGTGATGACGTCGAGTGCGGGGACCGCGACCATCCACCACTTTCCCTCGCGGGTCACCTCAACCTGGTAGGTGGTGTTCATCGTTGGCCGTCCTTGTCGCAGCTGCAGGTGTTCATGATCTTGTTGACCTGTCCGTGCACGCCCGGTGAGATCATGCGGTGCCCGTCGGGTACGGGCATCTGGTGCCGGCCGGTGGAGCACTTCCAGAGGG contains these protein-coding regions:
- a CDS encoding class I SAM-dependent methyltransferase, translating into MTVDYAAITTKQQKVWGLGDYGRVGSLLSWIGEALVRDLDIHSGERVLDVAAGNGNAALPAARRFADVLATDYVPELLEQAAARARAEGVSLRTEVADAQSLPYPDASYDVVMSTIGAMFAPDQEAVAGELVRVCRRGGRIGMANWTPDSMVGDMFRAVGKRVPPPQGVPPAAAWGSEQRVGELLRPGCSDLRLDRRTCSWRFPSTRACLEYFRTWYGPTVAAFAAVGDEGREGLETDLVAVFDEHNTTDDGTFAAEVTYLQVLGTRA
- a CDS encoding S-methyl-5'-thioadenosine phosphorylase → MVGVIGGSGFYSFFEDAAEHVVDTPYGAPSGPVTVGEVAGRTVAFVPRHGRHHEHPPHQVPYRANLWALRSLGVRQVIAPCAVGGLLPELGPGTVVVPDQLVDRTSSGRAQTFFDTGGVHVDFADPYCPDLRAAALQPGTVDGGTMVVVEGPRFSTRAESRWFAAQGWSLVNMTGHPEAVLARELEMCYAAVALVTDLDAGVEAGAGVRAVDVFAEFGRNVEKLKELVRSAVAAAPRQRDCTCVHVHDGVSLPITLP
- a CDS encoding transposase yields the protein MSSKPVEAGGRGPTELTGMVDLTRDAQGKVHARLLDLVPGRSGRASADWLAARTTAFRTGIKVATLHPFHGYNNAIGDQLEDATAVLDAFHVVTLGTTALDDVRRRVQQDTTGHRGRSGDPLYGIRTLLRAAAENLTDRQHTRLQAAINAHDAHEAVFVAWQRAQQLRAVYHQDTPAQGRALAEKVLASFPTCPIPEIARLGRTVGQWSTQLLAYFDTGGANNGGTEAVNGLIELHRRIARGFRNRDNYRLRMLLIGGGLTHPNLA
- a CDS encoding TerD family protein; its protein translation is MTGAVLVKGQNIAVDALRVVVTVAPRLALAALLVDADGRARTSAHLLTVDHQDADGVRWSPFALEVDTRAVAPAVHAVLCVVTVDPDQSPVTTVRDARGAELATFTADDLTTERAVVVVELYRRAGGWRLRAVGQGYDGGLVAAAADHGITTSAPAAPPPTDLDDERVPQRVRAVWEDAARSTVAYVSACTYAEHRRDAEVSAALADPARRTSPATDAARARAESRHDELVARADAEHDRDVDTLTGELAALQAVLPAAVADWASPAWGGWSAPPRLGSAVRLGTVHADLAPQLRIPLLTGLPLRAPLWVDTAGADPPTTARAVRALVLRLLAAHPAGGLRLRLVDLVGGLAGAVGSTAVTAGAAELGAELDALVDRVEMVQLARRAGGGLEDTAGRLLVVHGLPHGLGDHTLEQLLVLARTGAPSGVHLLLTGDRDDLLGRDATRTLAQLAESAQRLPVAGDGTLDDPWVGLEWVFAPDLGPDDARAAELLRAVAGSA
- the mftG gene encoding mycofactocin dehydrogenase MftG, encoding MTADRPDVLVVGAGSAGCVLAARLSEDPARTVLVLEPGALHTTSWPPELLDAGLVPAGHAETWHYATALTPDRTGLLHRGRVVGGSGAVNGAYFVRATPADVDAWPGLTFDELLPSFLRSESDPLGGPRHGTDGPVPVTRSTDLHPRSAQLVQAARAAGFADEPDKNAGAAPGVGPLPRNVRDGVRVNTALAYLVPALGRPNLQVRTGVRVARVLVVDGRATGVELTTGARVHAEQVVLCAGAIASAAVLLRSGIGPAQDLRTVGLTVHADLPVGRGFSDHPDVAVADVHAEERMRTPGTPALEVTLNTPTVELRPYTAGFDQLVPGSGAGPQPCLGVALVVPDSRGTLRLRSTDPDAAPDIAHHYLATAHDRDLLADGVRLAHHLLAQPPPADVDRWVRENLGTSQHLVGTCALGTVVDAGFRVQGVEGLRVVDAAVVPVVPTRGPHATVVALAEHAAAHWSHP
- a CDS encoding tautomerase family protein, with the protein product MPFINVKIIKGVFDSDQKQQIVRTLTDALVSIEGENMRGVTWCVVEEVASGDWGIGGQPLTTTDVKALAAGVGVG
- a CDS encoding HicB family toxin-antitoxin system, translated to MNTTYQVEVTREGKWWMVAVPALDVITQARRYADIGTTARELVAVVTDEPLSHVTVHIHLRDVDGIPNLDDTVTELTTRAAAAEQERKDLQARKAALAQSLVKANVPVRDVGSLLGVSYQRAQQLATPA
- a CDS encoding DUF427 domain-containing protein, with product MTTATWNGTVIAQSDTTEIVEGNHYFPASSVSSELLTPSATTSVCPWKGTSSYYTITVDGQENVDAAWYYPTPKDAASNIKDHVAFWKGVQITE
- a CDS encoding TerD family protein — encoded protein: MSAPQTLGKGQNAPLTTPSVVLTVEVAAPADLSALLVTSAGTVRSDADFVFYNQPTGPGVRLLHGPWRLEVDLADVPTDIEQIRAVVTLDDATARFGALLPPLARVLDGTGTELFRYAVEGLSTESVVIVLELYRRAGAWKIRAVGQGYAGGFADLVTDHGVSVDPPDAPTATPLASTPPPPAPVPPTPPARPPASPLPAPPGAPFAPPEVQLTKARPVSLSKGQKVTLRKDGGTALTLVQMGLGWDPLRKRSLFGNREAEIDLDASAVLFADRTAVDIAFFNQLSSKDGSVVHQGDNRTGAGDGDDEVLVVDLTRVPVHVTSIVFLVTSYEGQTFQQVDNAFCRLVDHTTGAELARYTLTGGEAATGMIMARVYREGRDWKLEAVGQSIQARNPVQALDQLGDVVR